A single region of the Acidobacteriota bacterium genome encodes:
- a CDS encoding DUF4440 domain-containing protein has protein sequence MRPRFTAALAGFTGLLLSASCEPPAIEETVQEFDPQTVTEAVLEVLDLQVEAWNDGDIDGFMAGYLNSDELRFTSGNEVHYGWRQTRQRYHERYPDRAAMGTLAFENLDVRVLSEHAAMVYGRFRLTRESDEPTGLFTLLLEQHGEQWLIVADHTSQ, from the coding sequence TTGAGGCCGCGCTTCACTGCCGCCCTCGCCGGCTTCACGGGTCTGCTGTTGTCCGCATCCTGCGAACCGCCGGCAATCGAGGAGACGGTCCAGGAGTTCGATCCCCAGACCGTCACGGAGGCGGTGCTCGAGGTTCTCGACCTGCAGGTGGAAGCCTGGAACGACGGCGACATCGACGGCTTCATGGCCGGCTATCTGAACAGCGATGAACTGCGGTTCACCTCGGGCAACGAGGTCCACTACGGCTGGAGGCAGACGCGCCAGCGCTACCACGAGCGGTACCCCGACCGCGCCGCGATGGGAACGCTCGCCTTCGAGAACCTGGATGTCCGTGTGCTCTCCGAGCATGCCGCCATGGTCTACGGCCGCTTCCGGTTGACGCGGGAATCCGACGAACCGACCGGACTGTTCACCCTGCTGCTGGAGCAGCACGGCGAGCAGTGGCTGATCGTCGCCGACCACACCTCCCAGTAG
- a CDS encoding S9 family peptidase codes for MRRAPETTFRPAVPAGAAILAITLALTSCSAPAPQPGEPPLAEPRPHELEIHGDVRVDEYYWLREREDPEVIAYLEAENAYLEGVMAHTEDLQETLFQEIRGRIVEDDSSVPYRDGDYWYYTRYEEGKQYPIHCRRSADGEVFGGAADPAAEEVLVDVNEIAEGKEYTAVRTSISPDHRILAVAVDDVGRRFYTVRFKVLATGETLPDEIPDVTANLVWAADSETVFYVRQDPDTLRAYQVFRHRLGSDAADELVYEEPDETFSVFLRRSQSREYLMAVSSHTLRTEVRTLRADDPGGDFAVFEPRSERHEYSVDHLGERFFIRTNDEAPNFRLMSTAENATGRASWREETPHRDDVLLEGFELFDRFLVLAERREGLRQLRIEEVGVDGIEDHDLDFGEPTYSAGLSVNPDPSSRTLRYVYQSLTTPRSVFDYDPATRERTLRKQDQVLGGFDSADYRTERLWAVATDGTEVPVSVVYRPDLRPAEGGSPLLLYGYGSYGASMDAGFSSERLSLLDRGFVYAIAHIRGGEEMGRSWYEDGKLLHKKNTFTDFIAAAEHLKNAGYADPTRIYAMGGSAGGLLMGAVFSMRPDLWNGVVAHVPFVDVVTTMLDATIPLTTFEWDEWGDPREREYYDYMLSYSPYDNVEAKDYPNMLVTTGLHDSQVQYWEPAKWVARLRATKTDDNLLLLKTNMSAGHGGASGRYDSYRETALVYAFLLDLAGD; via the coding sequence ATGCGAAGGGCACCAGAGACGACGTTCCGACCCGCGGTGCCGGCTGGCGCCGCCATACTGGCGATCACACTCGCCTTGACCTCCTGCAGCGCCCCGGCGCCCCAACCGGGCGAGCCGCCGCTCGCCGAGCCGCGGCCGCATGAACTCGAGATCCACGGCGACGTTCGGGTCGACGAGTACTACTGGCTTCGGGAACGGGAAGATCCGGAAGTCATCGCCTACCTGGAGGCGGAGAACGCGTATCTCGAGGGTGTGATGGCGCATACGGAGGATCTTCAGGAGACCCTGTTCCAGGAGATCCGCGGCCGCATCGTCGAGGACGACTCGTCCGTGCCCTACCGCGACGGCGACTACTGGTACTACACCCGCTACGAGGAGGGGAAGCAGTACCCGATCCACTGCCGCCGCTCGGCGGACGGCGAGGTGTTCGGCGGCGCCGCCGATCCCGCGGCGGAAGAAGTCCTCGTGGACGTGAACGAGATCGCCGAGGGCAAGGAGTACACAGCCGTTCGCACGTCGATCAGCCCGGATCACCGCATCCTGGCGGTTGCCGTCGACGATGTGGGGCGCCGCTTCTACACGGTCCGCTTCAAGGTTTTGGCGACCGGGGAGACGCTGCCTGACGAGATCCCCGACGTCACCGCGAACCTCGTCTGGGCCGCCGATAGCGAGACCGTGTTCTACGTCCGCCAGGACCCCGACACCCTGCGCGCCTATCAGGTGTTTCGGCACCGCCTGGGCTCGGATGCCGCGGATGAACTGGTCTACGAGGAGCCGGACGAGACCTTCAGCGTCTTCCTGCGGCGCAGCCAGTCCCGCGAGTACCTGATGGCGGTCTCCAGCCACACGCTCCGCACCGAGGTGCGCACTCTGCGGGCCGACGATCCCGGCGGCGACTTCGCCGTGTTCGAGCCGCGAAGTGAGCGGCACGAGTACAGCGTCGATCATCTCGGAGAGCGCTTCTTCATCCGCACGAACGACGAGGCCCCGAACTTCCGCCTCATGTCGACCGCCGAGAACGCCACCGGACGTGCTTCCTGGCGGGAGGAGACACCGCACCGCGACGACGTGCTGCTCGAGGGGTTCGAACTGTTCGACCGCTTCCTGGTGCTGGCAGAGCGTCGGGAGGGGCTGCGGCAGCTACGGATCGAAGAAGTGGGTGTCGACGGAATCGAAGATCACGACCTGGACTTCGGCGAGCCGACGTACTCGGCCGGTCTCAGCGTCAACCCGGACCCGTCGTCCCGCACGCTGCGCTACGTCTACCAGTCTCTGACGACGCCCCGGTCCGTGTTCGACTACGACCCGGCGACGCGGGAAAGGACCCTGCGCAAGCAGGACCAGGTGCTGGGCGGGTTCGATTCGGCCGACTATCGGACGGAGCGGCTGTGGGCGGTCGCGACGGACGGCACCGAGGTGCCGGTTTCCGTCGTCTACCGGCCGGATTTGCGTCCGGCCGAGGGCGGCAGTCCGCTGCTTCTCTACGGCTACGGTTCCTACGGCGCCAGCATGGACGCGGGGTTCAGTTCGGAGCGGTTGAGCCTGCTGGATCGCGGTTTCGTCTACGCGATCGCGCACATCCGCGGCGGCGAAGAGATGGGGCGTTCCTGGTACGAGGACGGCAAATTACTCCACAAGAAGAACACGTTCACCGACTTCATCGCCGCTGCCGAACACCTGAAGAACGCCGGGTACGCGGATCCGACGCGGATCTACGCGATGGGTGGCAGCGCCGGCGGTCTCCTGATGGGCGCGGTGTTCAGTATGCGGCCCGACCTTTGGAACGGCGTCGTTGCGCACGTTCCGTTCGTCGACGTCGTGACCACGATGCTCGACGCGACCATCCCGCTGACGACCTTCGAGTGGGACGAGTGGGGCGATCCCAGGGAGCGTGAGTACTACGACTACATGCTCTCGTACTCGCCCTACGACAACGTGGAGGCGAAGGACTACCCCAACATGCTGGTGACGACGGGTTTGCACGACTCCCAGGTCCAGTACTGGGAACCCGCCAAGTGGGTCGCCCGCCTGCGGGCCACGAAGACGGACGACAACCTGCTGCTGCTGAAGACGAACATGAGCGCGGGACACGGCGGCGCCTCCGGTCGCTACGACAGCTACCGCGAGACGGCGCTCGTCTACGCCTTCCTGCTCGACCTGGCCGGGGACTAG
- a CDS encoding sulfatase gives MSRTARLAFPLLTVLAACAQESPESSSSARPPNFVIVFADDLGWGDLGSYGAPVIRTPHLDRMAAEGQRWTNFYVTASVCSPSRAGLLTGRLGVRSGLYGDQARVLFPNYVGGIQDEEITIAEVLRDLGYATGMFGKWHLGDGPEYVPTRHGFDYWFGIPYSNDMMSTLPGREERRAAFLDPKIEYWDVPLIRSERDEGGEIVTETLEQPADQTTITKRYAEEAVDFIREHRDEPFFVYVPHSMPHVPLFRAPEFEGHSRAGLYGDVIEEIDWSVGRILDTLEEEGIAGNTLVFFSSDNGPWTAFRTQGGLAGPLREGKGMTWDGGMRVPGLFWWPGTIAPDVVTNEIGSTSDLFATFLGLAGGAIPDDRPMDSLDLAPVLRGDGEGPREEVPFYRGSELYAYRAGNYKAHFITEGEYGLAGARTEHDPPLLYDLALDPGEQWDIAADRPDVLADVTSRALQHRAGVAVAPSEFDLRTGR, from the coding sequence ATGTCGAGAACAGCCCGTCTTGCTTTCCCGCTGCTCACAGTCCTCGCTGCATGTGCTCAGGAATCCCCGGAGTCGTCGTCGTCAGCACGACCTCCGAACTTCGTCATCGTCTTCGCCGACGACCTGGGCTGGGGAGACCTGGGCAGCTACGGCGCGCCGGTGATCCGGACGCCGCACCTGGACCGGATGGCGGCCGAAGGCCAGCGGTGGACGAACTTCTACGTCACGGCTTCGGTCTGCTCGCCGAGCCGGGCGGGACTGCTCACCGGCCGGCTCGGCGTGCGAAGTGGGCTCTACGGCGATCAGGCGCGGGTCCTGTTCCCAAACTACGTGGGCGGGATCCAGGACGAAGAGATCACGATCGCCGAGGTGCTCCGCGACCTGGGCTACGCCACGGGCATGTTCGGCAAGTGGCACCTGGGCGATGGTCCGGAGTACGTGCCCACCCGACACGGTTTCGACTACTGGTTCGGGATTCCCTACTCGAACGACATGATGTCGACGCTGCCGGGGAGGGAAGAGCGTCGCGCCGCCTTCCTGGATCCGAAGATCGAGTACTGGGACGTGCCGTTGATCCGCTCTGAGCGCGACGAGGGCGGCGAGATCGTCACGGAGACGCTGGAGCAGCCGGCGGATCAGACCACGATCACGAAGCGCTACGCGGAGGAAGCGGTGGACTTCATCCGCGAGCACCGGGACGAGCCCTTCTTCGTCTACGTGCCGCACAGCATGCCCCACGTGCCGCTGTTCAGGGCGCCGGAGTTTGAAGGCCATAGCCGCGCCGGGCTCTACGGCGACGTGATCGAGGAGATCGACTGGAGCGTCGGCCGGATCCTCGACACGCTTGAGGAGGAGGGGATCGCCGGGAACACCCTGGTCTTCTTCAGCAGCGACAACGGTCCGTGGACCGCCTTTCGCACCCAGGGGGGATTGGCCGGCCCGCTGCGCGAGGGCAAGGGGATGACCTGGGACGGCGGCATGCGGGTGCCTGGGCTGTTCTGGTGGCCCGGGACGATCGCCCCCGATGTGGTCACGAACGAGATCGGTTCGACGAGCGACCTGTTCGCAACCTTCCTCGGTCTGGCCGGCGGGGCCATCCCGGATGACAGGCCGATGGACAGCCTCGATCTCGCCCCGGTGCTTCGCGGTGACGGGGAGGGGCCGCGCGAGGAAGTGCCGTTCTACCGCGGCAGCGAGCTCTACGCCTACCGGGCGGGCAACTACAAGGCGCACTTCATCACCGAGGGCGAGTACGGTTTGGCAGGCGCGCGGACGGAACACGACCCGCCGCTGCTCTACGACCTGGCGCTCGATCCGGGCGAGCAATGGGACATCGCAGCCGACCGGCCGGACGTTCTTGCGGACGTCACTTCACGCGCCCTGCAGCACCGGGCCGGCGTCGCCGTGGCGCCGTCGGAGTTCGATCTCCGCACCGGCCGGTGA
- a CDS encoding phytanoyl-CoA dioxygenase family protein, whose translation MDVSGELEHDGYVILEGVLDRQQVDTLRRELQPHFDRRLFGRNPFEGHDTQRVYGLLQKSRLFDPLVEHPAVMAACESTLGPGFLLSVAHAILIHPGEAAQSLHHDDSFYPLPRPRQALGVSTIWALDDFTEDNGATRIVPGSHRWDGEEPDESAAEPVIMPAGSLLIFLGTLYHGGGENRSAGTRLGLTIQYCPPWARQQENFILSVPAGDVPKLSTRVQELIGYGIHPPFMGHVDGRHPLKALNP comes from the coding sequence ATGGACGTCTCAGGAGAGCTTGAACACGACGGCTACGTGATCCTGGAAGGAGTCCTGGACCGGCAGCAGGTCGACACACTACGCCGTGAACTTCAGCCCCACTTCGACCGTCGCCTGTTCGGCCGCAACCCCTTCGAAGGCCACGACACACAGCGCGTCTACGGCCTGCTCCAGAAGTCCCGCCTGTTCGATCCCCTGGTCGAGCATCCGGCGGTGATGGCCGCCTGCGAGAGTACGCTCGGCCCCGGTTTCCTGCTCTCGGTGGCGCACGCCATCCTGATCCATCCGGGTGAAGCGGCTCAGAGCCTGCACCACGACGACTCGTTCTACCCCCTGCCCCGGCCCCGCCAAGCGCTCGGCGTGAGCACGATCTGGGCGCTGGACGACTTCACCGAGGACAACGGTGCTACCCGCATCGTGCCCGGCAGCCACCGCTGGGACGGTGAGGAGCCCGACGAATCAGCGGCGGAGCCGGTCATCATGCCGGCCGGCTCGCTGCTCATCTTTCTCGGCACCCTCTACCACGGCGGCGGCGAGAACCGATCGGCCGGAACGCGCCTCGGTCTGACCATTCAGTACTGCCCGCCGTGGGCGCGCCAGCAGGAGAACTTCATTCTCAGCGTTCCCGCCGGCGACGTGCCCAAGCTGTCCACGAGGGTCCAGGAACTGATCGGCTACGGCATTCACCCACCGTTCATGGGCCACGTCGATGGACGGCATCCCCTGAAGGCGCTCAATCCATGA
- a CDS encoding OmpA family protein → MKEPSVILVGTASVLTLGLAGFALEGPGIQAEIQARTAAALADVGVRNLSVQTNGRDVTLSGTVAFAEIGIEAARRAAAAPGVRRVDNRLEMAMGPSFEFAPDGDIWLLRGKMPTPESRQELFDAAAAIVGQGNVIDETEVDGAVTEPSWLGALPRLIQLLRRLDGAPGLRLEDRVLTLTGHTSSEGLRDHLMREIASIEAAANAGWQIADRMRISPVATNHEAESRISRVLEGGRIQFEAGTSTLTEEGRAIVDEIGAAIADISDIRVEILAHADADGDSAGNRTLTLEQARAVRDVLSASIHPDRLLAVGYDSDRYPVAEDDYAADGTGLSTPRIEFRALHRP, encoded by the coding sequence ATGAAAGAGCCGAGCGTCATCCTGGTGGGTACGGCGTCGGTCCTGACCCTGGGACTGGCCGGATTCGCTCTCGAGGGGCCAGGCATCCAGGCCGAGATCCAGGCTCGGACGGCGGCGGCGCTCGCCGACGTCGGCGTCCGGAACCTCAGTGTGCAGACGAACGGCCGCGATGTGACGCTCTCCGGCACCGTCGCCTTCGCCGAGATCGGAATCGAGGCAGCGCGGCGCGCGGCAGCGGCACCCGGCGTGCGCCGCGTGGACAACCGGCTCGAGATGGCCATGGGTCCTTCCTTCGAGTTCGCGCCCGACGGCGACATCTGGTTGCTCAGGGGCAAGATGCCGACACCCGAAAGCCGGCAGGAGTTGTTCGACGCAGCCGCCGCGATCGTCGGTCAGGGAAACGTGATCGACGAAACCGAGGTCGATGGCGCCGTAACCGAACCGTCCTGGCTCGGGGCGCTGCCCAGGTTGATCCAGCTTCTACGCCGACTCGACGGCGCTCCGGGACTACGTCTCGAGGACCGAGTGCTGACGCTGACCGGTCACACTTCCAGCGAGGGACTGCGGGACCACCTGATGCGCGAGATCGCATCGATCGAGGCGGCGGCCAATGCCGGCTGGCAGATCGCCGATCGGATGAGGATTTCGCCGGTGGCTACGAACCACGAAGCGGAGAGCCGCATCAGCCGCGTGCTGGAAGGCGGGCGGATCCAGTTCGAGGCCGGCACGTCGACCCTCACCGAGGAAGGCAGGGCCATCGTCGACGAGATCGGCGCCGCAATAGCCGACATCTCCGACATCCGGGTCGAAATCCTCGCCCACGCCGACGCTGACGGCGATTCCGCAGGCAACCGGACGCTCACTCTTGAGCAGGCAAGGGCCGTGCGCGATGTCCTCTCGGCCAGCATTCATCCGGATCGGCTTCTGGCGGTCGGCTACGACAGCGACCGTTACCCCGTCGCCGAGGACGACTACGCGGCGGACGGCACCGGGCTTTCGACTCCCCGCATCGAGTTCCGCGCGCTGCACCGACCCTGA
- a CDS encoding polysaccharide deacetylase family protein translates to MLKRQTTTVEHTPGFPAAVTAALCLLSVLLLACQAGAQTYAEKLGFPAGTRAVILHVDDAGMSRDSNVGTFRSILEGAANSMSVMMPCPWVPELVRGLKENPEIDAGLHLTLTSEWDGYRWEPLVGREAAPGLVDPEGAMWSSVAEVVANATPDEVEAEVREQIHRARTMGFEPTHLDSHMGTLFATMDFLERYIKVGLDEGIPLMFPGGHNTILEAQYEAQGRDTPPGLGRATELGQRIWDGGLPVLDDLHNLSYGWVPESGADATDEELTEYKVERYIQGLRDLRPGVTMVIMHSTDPSPNFEYISSSGPSRKGDMLAMLDPRVQQVIEEEGLVLTTFRELKERRDRVDQ, encoded by the coding sequence ATGCTGAAACGTCAAACCACCACGGTCGAGCACACGCCGGGCTTCCCGGCCGCCGTTACGGCCGCCCTGTGCCTGCTGTCGGTCCTGCTGCTCGCCTGCCAGGCAGGGGCGCAGACCTACGCTGAGAAACTCGGCTTCCCCGCCGGTACCCGTGCCGTCATCCTGCACGTCGACGACGCCGGCATGTCGCGCGACTCGAACGTCGGCACCTTCCGTTCGATCCTGGAGGGCGCCGCGAACTCGATGAGCGTCATGATGCCCTGCCCGTGGGTACCCGAACTGGTTCGGGGGCTGAAGGAGAACCCGGAGATCGACGCCGGCCTCCACCTGACTCTGACCTCCGAGTGGGACGGCTACCGCTGGGAGCCCCTGGTCGGTCGCGAGGCCGCGCCCGGCCTGGTCGACCCGGAGGGCGCGATGTGGTCGAGCGTCGCCGAGGTCGTCGCCAACGCGACTCCCGACGAGGTGGAGGCCGAAGTGCGCGAGCAGATCCACCGCGCCCGCACGATGGGCTTCGAGCCCACACATCTCGACTCGCACATGGGCACCCTCTTCGCCACGATGGACTTCCTCGAGCGCTACATCAAGGTCGGACTCGACGAGGGCATCCCGCTCATGTTCCCCGGCGGCCACAACACGATTCTCGAAGCCCAGTACGAAGCCCAGGGACGCGATACGCCGCCAGGCCTCGGCCGCGCCACGGAGCTCGGCCAGCGAATCTGGGACGGCGGCCTGCCGGTCCTCGACGACCTCCACAACCTGAGCTACGGCTGGGTGCCCGAGAGCGGCGCCGACGCCACGGACGAGGAACTGACCGAGTACAAGGTGGAGCGCTACATCCAGGGCCTGCGCGACCTGCGGCCCGGCGTGACGATGGTCATCATGCACTCCACCGACCCGAGCCCGAACTTCGAGTACATCTCCAGCTCCGGCCCCAGCCGCAAGGGCGACATGCTGGCGATGCTCGACCCGCGGGTACAGCAGGTGATCGAGGAGGAGGGCCTCGTCCTGACCACGTTCCGTGAGCTCAAGGAAAGGCGGGATCGCGTCGACCAGTAG
- a CDS encoding alkaline phosphatase family protein: protein MKKLAPLLALAALPLPLSCGAPADAPEAEATGGEATGSAVSEGTPRLVLLIVVDQMRGDYLERFRPLLNHGLARLLQEGIVFTDAHHFHAATETAPGHATLATGVFPKRHGIIANSWFDRERGEDVYCCGDPDHGVSPRNMLVPTLGDLLKAAYPETRVYAASAKDRAAILMGGHHADGAWWYGRSRGTWVTSTYYGDQENQPAWVEAFNDEDRLAAHFANAWTPLVPLEHTSAYDIEPLDRGPVIDTFPHAVGGFTVERGAFYADVYRSPFVDGYLEDFAEALIEAENLGADEFPDLLAVSFSALDTVGHGYGPNAPETLDVILRLDRTIGELLDFVDERIGLENVVVALSSDHGVGEVPELVVRDGGDGGRFGTEQTLCLQRLQSRLKGRFGGGEFLLDTFYLDGETITTEEANRGAIEDEIIEAMSDCALIAEVVRPAELDPANPLHELYLNGYYPERSGDLILVPKPNVLPVPASAVVASHGSPYAYDTHVPLIIRRQDGAGRVVPERANTIDLAPSLAPILGLDAEGFDGVDRLAGL from the coding sequence ATGAAGAAGCTCGCACCGTTGCTTGCGCTGGCCGCGCTGCCGCTCCCCCTGAGCTGCGGTGCACCGGCCGACGCTCCGGAAGCCGAAGCGACCGGCGGAGAAGCCACCGGCAGCGCCGTCTCCGAAGGCACGCCCCGGCTCGTCCTCCTGATCGTCGTCGACCAGATGCGCGGCGACTACCTGGAGCGCTTCCGCCCCCTTCTGAACCACGGGCTGGCCCGGCTGCTCCAGGAAGGCATCGTCTTCACCGACGCCCACCACTTCCACGCCGCCACCGAAACCGCCCCCGGCCACGCGACCCTGGCCACGGGAGTGTTCCCGAAACGGCACGGCATCATCGCCAACTCCTGGTTCGACCGCGAACGCGGCGAGGACGTCTACTGCTGCGGCGACCCGGACCACGGCGTCTCGCCGCGCAACATGCTCGTGCCGACTCTCGGCGACCTGCTGAAGGCCGCGTACCCCGAAACCAGGGTGTACGCCGCCAGCGCCAAGGACCGCGCCGCGATCCTGATGGGGGGGCATCACGCCGACGGCGCCTGGTGGTACGGCCGGTCGAGGGGCACCTGGGTCACCTCGACCTACTACGGGGACCAGGAGAACCAGCCGGCGTGGGTCGAGGCCTTCAACGACGAGGACCGCCTGGCTGCCCACTTCGCCAACGCCTGGACGCCCCTCGTCCCGCTCGAGCACACCTCCGCGTACGACATCGAACCCCTCGACCGGGGCCCCGTCATCGACACGTTCCCCCATGCGGTGGGCGGCTTCACCGTCGAGCGCGGAGCTTTCTACGCCGACGTCTACCGGTCGCCCTTCGTCGACGGCTACCTCGAGGACTTCGCCGAGGCCCTGATCGAGGCGGAGAACCTGGGCGCCGATGAGTTTCCCGACCTGCTCGCGGTCAGCTTCTCCGCCCTCGACACGGTGGGTCACGGCTATGGCCCGAACGCCCCCGAGACCCTTGATGTGATCCTCCGGCTCGACCGCACGATCGGCGAGCTGCTCGACTTCGTCGACGAGCGGATCGGCCTGGAGAACGTGGTCGTCGCCCTGTCTTCCGACCACGGCGTCGGCGAAGTCCCCGAACTCGTGGTCCGCGACGGCGGTGACGGCGGCCGTTTCGGAACCGAACAGACGCTCTGCCTTCAGCGCCTCCAGTCGCGTCTGAAAGGCCGCTTCGGCGGCGGCGAGTTCCTGCTCGACACCTTCTACCTCGACGGTGAAACGATCACGACCGAAGAGGCTAACCGGGGCGCGATCGAGGACGAGATCATCGAGGCGATGAGCGACTGCGCGCTGATCGCCGAGGTCGTCCGGCCGGCGGAACTCGACCCGGCGAATCCCCTCCACGAGCTGTACCTGAACGGCTACTACCCCGAGCGCAGCGGAGACCTGATCCTGGTGCCGAAACCGAACGTGCTACCCGTGCCGGCATCGGCCGTCGTCGCCAGCCACGGCTCGCCGTACGCCTACGACACCCACGTGCCGCTGATCATCCGCCGCCAGGACGGCGCCGGCCGCGTCGTCCCGGAGCGCGCCAACACGATCGATCTCGCCCCTAGCCTGGCGCCGATCCTGGGCCTCGACGCCGAAGGCTTCGACGGCGTCGACCGGCTGGCCGGACTCTAG
- a CDS encoding enoyl-CoA hydratase-related protein — translation MTEYELIKYDVEDPIATITLNRPEQLNAITGSMMAELKHAMAAAETDERVVGIVLTGAGRGFCAGADMQGLQATSQGERGSGGGNAFEDAQAGAIEEMGAENFGVTYNYLMAVRKPIVAAINGPCAGLGFAVAMLCDIRIASDRAVFTSAFVNRGLIAEHGLSWILPRVAGPANALDILWTGRRFYGQEAAQMGVVNRSVPHDQVVTEAENYIKALAERSAPTSLKVIKQQVYRHLMMDAGEAMRESNQLMAESLQRGDFKEGVASFVERRPPNFQRVTS, via the coding sequence ATGACCGAGTACGAACTGATCAAGTACGACGTGGAGGATCCGATCGCCACGATCACTCTCAACCGGCCGGAGCAGTTGAACGCGATCACCGGCAGCATGATGGCCGAGTTGAAGCACGCGATGGCGGCCGCCGAGACGGACGAGCGAGTGGTCGGCATCGTCCTGACCGGCGCCGGACGGGGCTTCTGCGCCGGCGCCGACATGCAGGGTCTCCAGGCTACCAGCCAGGGCGAGCGCGGCAGCGGCGGCGGAAACGCCTTCGAGGACGCGCAGGCCGGCGCGATCGAGGAGATGGGGGCCGAGAACTTCGGCGTCACCTACAACTACCTGATGGCGGTGCGCAAGCCGATCGTGGCCGCGATCAACGGGCCCTGCGCCGGTCTTGGCTTCGCGGTCGCGATGCTCTGCGACATCCGCATCGCTTCCGACCGCGCCGTCTTCACGTCGGCCTTCGTCAACCGCGGCCTGATCGCCGAGCACGGCCTGAGCTGGATTCTCCCGCGCGTCGCCGGTCCGGCCAATGCCCTCGACATCCTCTGGACCGGCCGCCGTTTCTACGGCCAGGAGGCGGCCCAGATGGGGGTCGTCAACCGCTCCGTCCCGCACGACCAGGTCGTCACGGAGGCCGAGAACTACATCAAGGCCCTGGCCGAGCGCTCAGCGCCGACCTCGCTCAAGGTCATCAAGCAGCAGGTGTACCGCCACCTGATGATGGACGCGGGCGAGGCCATGCGGGAGTCGAACCAGTTGATGGCGGAAAGCCTCCAGCGCGGCGACTTCAAGGAAGGCGTCGCCTCCTTCGTCGAGCGCCGGCCGCCCAACTTCCAGCGCGTCACGAGCTAG
- a CDS encoding ornithine cyclodeaminase family protein, producing MKIFDAPKTADLLPWGAVVEALERGFDRGCDMPVRHHHRVPAPAGDPEATLLLLPAWTAGGYLGVKVATVFPGNVSRDLGTVQASYILSSAVTGRPLALIDGLELTLRRTAAASALASKFLARTDARRLLVVGTGNLAPHLAAAHAAVRPDLEIEFWGRRPEKALEASRSPLVHGLRTVAAPDLEAAVRRADIVSTATLATEALVLGSWLQPGVHVDLVGGFTPAMREADDEAIRRSTVFVDTRAGALVEAGDLTQPIESGALAPDDVAADLYELCRGEHAGRNAQGEITLFKSVGAALEDLFAAILLWERS from the coding sequence ATGAAGATCTTCGACGCCCCCAAGACCGCCGATCTGCTGCCATGGGGCGCGGTGGTCGAGGCTCTGGAACGGGGCTTCGACCGCGGGTGCGACATGCCGGTGCGCCACCATCATCGGGTCCCGGCGCCGGCCGGCGATCCTGAGGCGACGCTGCTGCTGCTGCCGGCTTGGACCGCCGGCGGCTACCTTGGAGTGAAGGTTGCGACGGTCTTCCCCGGCAACGTGTCGCGCGATCTCGGGACGGTGCAGGCCAGCTACATCCTGTCCTCGGCCGTCACCGGGCGGCCGCTGGCGCTCATCGACGGACTGGAGTTGACGCTACGGCGCACGGCGGCCGCCTCGGCGCTGGCATCGAAGTTCCTCGCGCGCACCGATGCCCGGCGTCTGCTCGTCGTCGGCACCGGCAACCTGGCGCCCCACCTGGCGGCAGCCCACGCGGCGGTGCGGCCGGACCTCGAGATCGAGTTCTGGGGCCGCCGCCCCGAGAAGGCGCTGGAGGCGTCCCGCTCGCCTCTGGTTCACGGGCTCCGGACGGTCGCCGCGCCTGACCTGGAGGCCGCCGTGCGTCGGGCGGACATCGTCAGCACCGCGACCCTGGCGACGGAGGCCCTGGTGCTTGGCTCGTGGCTGCAACCCGGTGTTCATGTGGATCTGGTCGGTGGTTTCACGCCGGCCATGCGCGAGGCGGACGACGAGGCGATCCGCCGATCGACTGTTTTCGTCGATACCCGGGCCGGTGCCCTGGTGGAGGCCGGCGACCTGACCCAGCCGATCGAATCGGGCGCCCTCGCCCCGGACGACGTCGCCGCTGACCTCTACGAGCTGTGCCGGGGCGAGCACGCCGGCCGCAACGCCCAAGGCGAGATCACCCTCTTCAAGTCGGTGGGCGCCGCGCTCGAGGATCTGTTCGCGGCCATTCTGCTGTGGGAGCGAAGTTGA